The Cervus canadensis isolate Bull #8, Minnesota chromosome X, ASM1932006v1, whole genome shotgun sequence genome contains the following window.
cagttggtaaagaatctgcctgcaatgcaggagaccccggttcaattcctgagtcaggaagatcctctggagtatactacccactgcagtattcttgggcttcccttatggctcagctggtaaagaatctgccctcccaatgcaggagacctgggtttgatccctgggttcgggacatcccctggagaagggaaaggctacccactccagtattctggcctggagaattccatggaatatatagtccatggggtcgcaaagagtcagacacaactgagctactttcacatACCATTTAATGTTTGAGGTGTTCTGTCAAACTCTAAAACAACACAGACAAGACAACAAGGTTTGCGGGGAAAGGACACAACTTAAATGTTGGTCCCAATACATATATTAACAGAATTCTGGAGAATGGAGGGAAGAGGATAACAACAAAAGAGGCAGGGGGTAAGAGAGGAGGAGGCAACCCAAAGGCCTCAATCTCTGTAATTTTACCCACATGCCCACTGCTCTTTTCCAGCTTTTAAATGTAAACAGGAGGGCCTGAAGTAGAATTACTGCATAGTTTCAACTCTATACTGAGTATAAAAATAAGGATATGAGTGGGCTTAGGAAAATTCATTATTTCCTAGTGGCACTTTCTTAAACTGCCCTGGTATCTGGTGtacatgggggtgggagggagtgggTAGGTGGAGCGGGGATATTTAGTTAGAAAGAGGATAAGGATATACCAAGGACCTACACCTAGTGTAAGACCAAGGACCTTACACCTAGTGTAAGGATACACTAAGGATACACCAAGGACCTTACACCTAGTGTAAGACCAAAGAAACACGCCTGAAGAAGTgggcagaaagcaaaagacaaagagagCAAAGTGTCAGCAGAGCAGACACACATGAGACCATCCATAAAGCAGTTGTCATAGGTAGTTGCCAGAAAAACACTATTAAGAGGCCCAGCACGGCAGGCAGCAGGAGGGAGCCTCCAAGGAGTAGCAGCTTTTGAGTTCCTAGATGGGAAGGAGCTGCTACCTGGGGCACAGATCCAGGAATCATCTTGGGAATTGAGAAGCTTGGCAGTATCCCAAAGAGAACTCCTATGTGAAGGGCCCCAAACAAACAGATTCCCTCTTCCTGAGTCTGTTATCTCCCCTTCCCCAGAGCTGCCCAGATTGGGGTTAATTCCTCCCTTACATCTCCAGGCAGCTGGAGCCTTGGATATCCCACCCTCTGCCCCAATTTTGAGCTTGTTTCACCAGCTGGAAAAGACAGACAAACAGTAGAGAGTGCCAacgaggtgggaggaagggagtgCAGCTCACAGTTCTCATCTTCACACCTGCATTTCCTGATGCAAGACCACAGGTGATCACGCACTGTCACTTCCCCGTGTCCTCTTTCTAGGCACCCCTGAAGCCAACTGCTTCCTCGTATCCACCTCCCCTACCCAAACAGAGGAACAGTCGCCCAACgctgggtggggtgaggggcgTTCAGAAAGCAGGATGGAGCAGGAGGGACCATGCAAGTCCCAGGCGCTTCCTCCACGAGGATCTAGTCTCTACCACCACCTCCCATGGATGCTATTTCCCGGCCTCGAACCCACCTCCTCCAACAGCGGCCGCTGCTTCTCTCCGCATACGCCTCCCTCAGGATGACTTCCGGCCTCTTGAGCTCCTGGACAAAAATCAGGCCCCGGCTAAGACGCTCGCGATTGGCTGAGGGATTGTGTCCTCTGCCAACAAATATCGTAATCCTGGGCACCTGAGGAATTCGTTTTCAGGCTAGTGCACCATGAAGAGACATCCACCCACCCACCGTTACATCCTACCACTCCTCTTACAGCCGTCTGTCAAGCGTCAGGTGCAAGTCTTTCCCGACCCTTTTCAGTGCTTACACACCTCTACGCCGGTTCAAGCGAGAGCGCCGTCATGTGACCCACCCTCAGCCTCACGTGACCGCACATTCGGCATGTCTGCCGCAGCCCTGCAGTAGCAAGCAAGGTACAGTCTTCTGCCTCTAGGGCTGAGCTGCTTGCTAGAACAACCTGAAGCTCCTGGTGGTGGTGAAGATAGAGAGCTGAAAGGAAGGCTGTTTTGGAGCCAACGCTTCCGTCCTAGGACTGGGCTTTGCTCTGTAGGAACACAGGGCTGGCGAGGAACACTCCATGAGGAGTTCAGAGACCAACTGACTTTTAATATTCTGTATAAAACtcgtttgagtaggctccgggagttggtgatggacagggaagcctggcgtgctgcagtccatgggctcgcaaagagtcggacacggctgagcgactgaactgatgaaacTCGGGTGATGTATTAAAACACACGCAAGATCTGTCTTTAAAATACTGATAGGCAAAACATTCAGTCTCCAATTTCCACCACCAGGACGATCTCTTGTTATCACTTCTGGTTTGTGAATGGAGGCAAAACTGCCATTTTGCCCCACTTCCAAAAACCTTGCAGCCTAAAATTGGATGGGAGGTGTAGCAGTGTCAGAAAAAGTATACAAAAATTGGGTAAAGACAACTAAGTTACTGGATACTAGTTCAGTGCAGTGCTGGAATTCACTTCCTGTTGACTGAGCAAGTTTTCAACCCTGAAAGGCTATATTAACTTGTAGGTATTTTGTCCAATAGATATGGAAATGATTCATGTCCAGTggaataaaaaacataaatgattTCAGTTTATCACCCTTAAGATATTAATCAACTTTGTACCTGATCTAGCAGTATTAtactaacatttattttctatgtgtatgaaatttaatatatatatattaaatatatatgcttccctggtggctcagtggtagagaatctgcctgcaatgcaggagatgcaggttcgatccctgagttgggaagattccctgcagaaggaaatggcaacccactccagtactcttgcctgggaaattccatggacagaggagcctggcaggctacagtccatgggtgtcaCAAAAGAGGCAGACTCAAATTAGCAGCCAAACATGTTTTGTTTATGATCATATtgtgtatattgtatatacaCTTCTCCTTCAGTCATTCTCATAATCTTAGTGGCTGTTGTGTTGAAAAAAACTTCCATAtgtccatttctaattttattgttcTTCAGTCGATCAGTTGTAtcccactgtttgcaaccccatggactgcagaaggccaggcttccctgtccttcaacatctcccagagcttgctcaaactcatgtccattgagttggtgatgccatctaactatcttatcctctgtcacccccttctcctcccaccttaaatcttccccaacatcagggtctttccagtgagtcagttctttgcatcaggtggccaaagtattggaacttcagcttcagtatcattccttccaatgactattcagggttgatctccttgctgtcaagggactctcaacaccacagtttgaaaacatcaattctttggtgctcagccttctttatggtccaactatcatgtacatagatgactactggaaaagccatagttttgactatacagacctttgttggcaaagtgatgtctctgcttttcaatacactgtctaggtttgtcatagcttttcttccaaggagcaagtcttttaatttcatggctgcagttaccaactgcagtgatttctAATTTATGAATCATAAATTTACCATTTCAGAAATTAACAGCATCCTCAGACAAAACATTTTCACCATGTCTAAAAATAACAAGACATATGGTATTTCCCACAAGCCTGTATTCCCTCTCTAAACCAACTCTATCCCTGACTTCTGCAATTCTTGTCTGAAGGTATGgtatgatatttttcttattttttggaaAATACGCATAACATAAAGCTTAcgattttaaccattttaaggtgtacaattcagtggcattaagtacattcacagtgttgtgcaatCATTACCACTATCTGCTTCTGGAACTTTGTTGCCCACTTTGTCCACTACAAAAGGAAATGTGATGATCTTTTGTATGCAACAGTTATGTCAATAGGCTGCCATCTTCATACAATCAAGAGACTAGTAGAAAGTTAGCAACCTtggtaattttacttttctttaaaacatttcataaGCTAGTTTTTCTGAAGTCTCATTCCTTTTCAACTTTCCTAAATGAGTTTAAtctctaaaaaattattttaacacatGCTCCTTTACATAACTATATCCCTTCCAACATGTCCACCTACAACTTAAAGCACTAGATATAAGCATATTAAAAGGTAAAACCATTGTCTTATTTTGTATCTCCCCAATGCCTGTCTCTGAAAACTTCTTTAGCACAGTATTTTCTTCCAGAATATGGAATATGTGAAGTTTTTTAGAAAGTCATTACTGAAATTGTACAGAAATTGTGTCTGTTTACACAcaggttttaaaaatggaatctaTTAATAAGTTTCCATAGATGATGTTACAGTCTTCTCTATGTCACCAGATATAAAAGCATCGGTGTCATTCCATACCAATAAATAGATCTCTTTTAATAGCTGCATGGTATTTCCTTAATACTTTCCTTGAATTAGGATCACAAAGGAAATCTTATTCCTGACTCCATTTAATTGGTATTCTACTTCACTTGTTCTCTCTTCAGGTGGCACTGAGCAGCACCTCTACTTTGAGTTGCAAAATGTGCAGATTTGGCCAACTTAGTTCTCCAGAGTGGCCTCATTCCAACTGTATCCTTCACTAAACTTGTCTCACCTATTCCAGGAAGACAGGTTATAGCCATGCTACCAAAACAGATTTTTCTAGTTACACACTTTCCTTCACACCACACTGCTCACTTCCAAGAATGACCTAATGGGTTGTCTCATCCTACTATTCAGTGACCAATTTGAGTCCCTCTTCTCTGAAGCATTCCTCAAGTACCACAGCCCACAGTAATCTCTTCCTTCTTAAGCTCCAGGAATGGGATTTTCCAATGAGGGTATGTATGTCACACTACAAATTGTCTGTCACTGTGCACGATGTTATCTACATCTAGATTTTAAACTGAAGAAGGGTCACTTCTGCCACTTTTCACACAGAACTTTATTTAAAACACTGACTCGAATAGAGAACAATATGTTTAAACAATGAATAGCAGGGTAACTTACACAGGCGGCTCAGTTCACTAGCAGCTCAATACTGAAAAATACAGCAATCTGGACAGCAAGACAAATATCAACAAATTTTTTCAGCACTAATTATCATTTGGCATCCACAAAATGATCCAGCTCaaacaaagaattggacatagtTAACATCAGCATTAAAATATAAGTTACAATATAAAACCAGACTGAAAACCAAAGCACTACTCAGGGTTCTTTGGGAACATAAGGCTGATCAGAGGCAGGTGGATAATCGCATTAGCTTTGCTGTCCCACCTCAGGATCACTTTGATTGTTTATTTGGACTTGCAGTTCCTCAGCTAACTTTTCAAATTCATGGAATGCAGAAATAAGTGGCTCAAGACTGAAATCATCATCAATTAAGGCCATTGTTCCATTTTTGATAATATTACTGATATTCTGAAACATTTTAATAACAATTTGAATGTTATCATTTGTCTCTTCTATGTTAAAGAGACCTACAAATATTGATAGAGCCTTGGCACTGAACAGTTTTTTTGCCACCATGGGATTTTCAGACAAATTCAATAGCATTTTCAGAACATGAAACTTTGTTCTTGCATTGCCTGTGGTTACTAAGGAAAGAAATCCAGACATATAATTGGAAACCAGTGTGTGATAGTCAGTAGTTGAGGTGAGGTGTCTAAGCATCCTTAACCCAAGCACCTGCTCAGGGGAACCCACGCTATGAGCAAGGGTTTCCTCACACACTTGGCACACAAATGTCTCAATCATGTTCAGATTTGGGTAAGGGGGAGCCATGTGAATCATATTTTCCAGAAAACTTGTCCTAACTCGGGAGGAGGGATAATTGAGTAAGGTTTCAATAAGTGAGACAACACCTGAATCGCGAATGAAATCACGAGTAAATTGAGAAGCAGTTCTCATACCCATTGCAATCTTAGATATTTCATGAATAAAAGGATCTCGAATTTTGTCCATTAATAGGAGGAGTTCTTCAAACTCTTCAGGACCAATTTTAAGCTCACACTGTATGCAGCTGCAGGACCAACTCTCAGGCTGTGCACTCTCCTTGGCCCTAAGATGCTCCCGAATTTCCCTGACTGACCGGTAGGATGGATCATATTGAAATGGGAACTCAGAATCAGGCTGATCAGACTGAAGCAAAGATTCCTGCTCTTCCCCTTCTGGGGTAACTTCCACATTCTTGGGCTTTCCCTCAAACAGTTCAGTGTATACAGACGTTGTTGCTTCTTCAGGAATTCTAAAGGGGCTTGGGGATGGGAAGCCAACCCCATGACAAGGACCAGGTTTGAATTCTACAGTGACCTCTTCCCAGGTTTTGGGCCTGGATGATACATCAACTTCCTCCTCGGCTGCATCTCTGAACCTGGGACTAGCCTTGTACACAGGACGAGGATTTAAGTCAAAGCAGGCCTCATCCCTGTCCCAGAACCAGGACCCAAATATGGCCTCTTCTTCAGACTCTGGTCTGGTCTCTTCTCTGGCCACAGCTCCCAAACTGGACTTTTCCTCAGTCCAGAACAACGATCCACCAATGgccccctcctcagcccctgCCTCAGATTCACAGATGGCTGAAGCTCCAGCCTCCATACTGGCCTCTTTTTCTGCCCAGAACCAGGACCCAATAATGACTTCCTCCTCAAACCTGGGTTCTTGTTTGACCCTGTCACTGTTATTAACAACTTTCTGGGTCCTGGGCTTCAAGACAGTATTAGGTTCTTCCTTGTCTCTGGGTCTCAATCTACTATTGGCCTCTTCTTCAGGCAAAAACCAAGATTCCTTATAGTACTCGTCTTCAGACTCAGATTCAAAAAAGTCCTCTCTTTTTGTCCGGAGCTTGGACCTCATATTTGCCTCATCCCTGACTCTGGACCTGAACAAGTTATTGGTATTTTCTCCAGCCCACAAGCAGAATGGGTTGCCAGACTCTTCCTCAgacccagaccaggaatcaataAAGGGATCTTGCTTGGATCTGGGCCTGGATCTGGGATTAGGCTGATGTTTGGCCCTGTGCCTAGACCTGGTATTGGCCTCTTCCCTAGGCCATGATCTGATACTGGCCTCTTCTCCAGCCCAAAAAGAAGACATTGTAGAGGTCTCATCTGCTGACCAGAATCCAGACTCACTAGAAGCTTCCTCTCTGGCCTTGGCCCTGGGATAGCACCAAGACCCCATACTAGTTTCCTCTCCAGATCCAAACCAGGGTTGGATTCCTGTCTGAACCtgggagctagaaaaggtctcaCTGTCCACATTGACCAGTTCCCTATCCATGGATAGGGCCATAGGTTTAGTGGCTGACCCAGACTCAGTATTGACTAATGGCCAAGCAACTGCATTGGTTTGGGGCATGCCCTCTGCTTGCAACATTGCCTCAGCCCCAAACTCAGTCTGAGCCCAAACTTGGGCTTCATCTTTGGGTCTTGCTCCAGGGACTGCCTTGGCTTCAGTCTTAGGACGTGCCCTGCCTACTGTCCTGGCCTCAGTTTTGGGCCTTGCTCCTGCCGTTGCCTGGAATTCAGTTTTAGGCCTTGCCCCAGCCAGTGGCTGTGATTCTGTTCTGGGCCTTGCTCCAGCCATTGTCTGTGGCTCAGTTTTAGGCCTTGCCCCAACCATTGCCTTGGACTCAGTTTTGGACCTTGCCCCAGATGTTGCCTGGTTCCTAACCTTGGGTCTGACCACCATTGGGACTTCATTCTCTCTCTCAGCCCCACCTACAACCTCTTCTCCAGGCTTCTTTTCAGGCTTGGCCTGGGCAACAGGCTCAACTTCAGCCCCAGTCATAGTACAAGTTACAGAAAAGACCCAGTTAAATACCTTGATCCAAGTCTCAGTCTCTACCACAGATCTGTCACAGTTCTGAATCTTCACACTCTGTAATCTCTCGATGATTCAGACAATATAGTTGGAAACAAAAGTTAGAGTCAATCACCAGTCCAGCACTCAATCAGCCTCCTTTCCAATCCCAGCCCCAGCCAGTATCACAGAGTGCAGAAGAAGCCCAACCAAGCTGGGAGAGGATGATGGTTCCCCAGGGCAGGGTGCAGACCTGTCAACGGTGATGATCAGCAACAATTCCAGCACCACCAGAGCTGCCAATGGAAGTCAATCTAGGAAGCAAGAACAACATGGGACATTGAGTCTCTTCCAACTGTGTCACTCCATGCAAAATCTCACACAGAGAGACTGGACCTTAAAAGCTTGGTGAGAAAGTTAGGCTATTAGAAAGTCCCtctatcatcctcattttacccAAACATATTCTTTAACTCCAGAGATGCCACATTACTTTGCTTGCTATAACACACATGCATAAATAGTGTGAAAGTATCTTGGCAATGGGAGAAGCTGAGGAGCCCCAAGACCAGATCCTAATCACTCCTGGACCTGTGTTGGTCTTTTCTACCGCACCCAAAAGCTGGACCCACTCTCATACCTGCACCAATGTGGCACAATCTTCCTCTCCTTGTTTTGTTCCAGTGGTATTAAGCCTTAAGCAAACAGCAGGCTGTCCTATGGATAAGTAAACATACAGTAAAAATGGAGTCTGACTGCTTGGTTGACAGGCAGACACCCTGACCACAGATAAACATCTCTTTTTGTTTAAGTGTCTAATTTgtctaatgttttctttcttttggtcccTGCTCTCTGGTCTGCTCCTCCCTTTCACTGCCCAATCCACACCTACCCAACAATCCTAACACTCCTGCAGGACAGGAAATGGTCAAGGGGTTCTGCAGCAGCATGCAAATCTAAAAGAGAGTAGGAGATGTGAATCAGCGACACCCAACTAGATGGAAA
Protein-coding sequences here:
- the GPRASP2 gene encoding G-protein coupled receptor-associated sorting protein 2 — translated: MTGAEVEPVAQAKPEKKPGEEVVGGAERENEVPMVVRPKVRNQATSGARSKTESKAMVGARPKTEPQTMAGARPRTESQPLAGARPKTEFQATAGARPKTEARTVGRARPKTEAKAVPGARPKDEAQVWAQTEFGAEAMLQAEGMPQTNAVAWPLVNTESGSATKPMALSMDRELVNVDSETFSSSQVQTGIQPWFGSGEETSMGSWCYPRAKAREEASSESGFWSADETSTMSSFWAGEEASIRSWPREEANTRSRHRAKHQPNPRSRPRSKQDPFIDSWSGSEEESGNPFCLWAGENTNNLFRSRVRDEANMRSKLRTKREDFFESESEDEYYKESWFLPEEEANSRLRPRDKEEPNTVLKPRTQKVVNNSDRVKQEPRFEEEVIIGSWFWAEKEASMEAGASAICESEAGAEEGAIGGSLFWTEEKSSLGAVAREETRPESEEEAIFGSWFWDRDEACFDLNPRPVYKASPRFRDAAEEEVDVSSRPKTWEEVTVEFKPGPCHGVGFPSPSPFRIPEEATTSVYTELFEGKPKNVEVTPEGEEQESLLQSDQPDSEFPFQYDPSYRSVREIREHLRAKESAQPESWSCSCIQCELKIGPEEFEELLLLMDKIRDPFIHEISKIAMGMRTASQFTRDFIRDSGVVSLIETLLNYPSSRVRTSFLENMIHMAPPYPNLNMIETFVCQVCEETLAHSVGSPEQVLGLRMLRHLTSTTDYHTLVSNYMSGFLSLVTTGNARTKFHVLKMLLNLSENPMVAKKLFSAKALSIFVGLFNIEETNDNIQIVIKMFQNISNIIKNGTMALIDDDFSLEPLISAFHEFEKLAEELQVQINNQSDPEVGQQS